A region of Maridesulfovibrio sp. DNA encodes the following proteins:
- a CDS encoding DEAD/DEAH box helicase, with translation MGDQVVHHRIMDGTDPSFAEPRRPFSTSVNSVLGFRDIERLYSHQAEATDYARAGRNVVVATPTASGKTLTYNLPVLEQCLRDPDSHALYLFPLKALAQDQLKTFNEMAALLPEHARPEAAIYDGDTSPYRRKKIRDTPPSVILTNPEMLHLSMLPYHEKWAPFLAGLTHIVVDEVHTYRGVMGSHMAMVFRRLLRICKYYGANPSFIFSSATVGNPAELCRDLTGLEVHPITETGAASGKRNYIFFNPVVSPYSAAIQLLKAGLARGLRTIVYTQSRKMTELIAMWVNEKAGEYKDRISAYRAGFLPEERRDIEQRMSSGELLAVISTSALELGIDIGGLDLCILVGYPGSVMATLQRGGRVGRSQRESAVILIGQEDALDQYFMRHPEDFFSRPAENAVLNPYNPVIMQRHLVCAAAELTLRDNDYLLHDDEIRKRVTELEKEGVLLRNKRGDEIYSTRKRPHRDVSLRGAGATMHIEDSGNGATIGTIDEVRAYSEAHEGAVYIHRGSTYAIKELDLGSKKIKASKERVGYYTKARKNKSTEILEVYKQKKVFGIVMRFGRLRVTEQVTGYEKRAVKGGKLLGIVPLDMPPVVFETQGLWMEISPEIKRRAEDDFIHFMGGIHAVEHAAIGITPLLVLTDRNDLGGISTPMHEQVDGPAVFIYDGIPGGAGLTMQAFEQAEELLERTLQVIVDCECELGCPTCVHSPKCGSGNRPIDKAAAIYVLENIVNGQPPEKIEDLAMVLVPFGEEVKKEESSKAPKSFGVLDVETRRSAQDVGGWNKAERMGISIAVLYDSTEDKFFEYEEDQIPEMMERVQKLDLIIGFNIERFDYKVLSGIHAFNYKGLPTLDLLLKVYERLGYRLKLDNIAQATLDAAKSADGLQALAWWKEGRLDLITEYCKQDVAVTRDVYLFGKEHGYVLFTNKDKKKVRLPVDW, from the coding sequence ATGGGTGATCAGGTGGTCCACCACCGGATTATGGACGGGACCGATCCTTCCTTCGCTGAACCGCGCCGCCCTTTCTCAACGTCGGTTAATTCCGTGCTCGGCTTCCGGGATATTGAACGACTCTATTCCCATCAGGCCGAAGCAACCGACTATGCCCGTGCCGGGCGCAATGTTGTGGTTGCCACTCCCACTGCCAGCGGAAAGACCCTGACCTACAACCTGCCCGTACTGGAACAATGTCTGCGCGATCCTGATTCACACGCCCTCTACCTTTTCCCGCTCAAGGCACTGGCGCAGGACCAGCTCAAAACTTTTAATGAGATGGCTGCCCTGCTACCTGAACATGCCCGCCCAGAAGCAGCAATTTATGATGGAGACACTTCACCATACAGACGCAAAAAAATACGAGACACCCCACCGTCAGTAATTCTGACCAACCCGGAAATGCTGCATCTTTCCATGCTGCCCTACCATGAAAAATGGGCGCCTTTTCTGGCCGGGCTGACCCACATCGTGGTCGATGAGGTCCACACCTACCGGGGAGTGATGGGCTCACATATGGCTATGGTTTTCCGCCGCCTGCTCAGAATCTGCAAATATTACGGAGCCAATCCTTCTTTTATCTTTTCATCAGCAACAGTGGGCAACCCTGCTGAACTCTGTCGTGATCTGACCGGACTTGAAGTTCATCCCATAACCGAAACCGGTGCGGCCTCCGGTAAGCGCAATTATATTTTCTTCAATCCGGTGGTTTCGCCCTACAGTGCAGCCATCCAGCTGCTCAAGGCCGGACTGGCAAGGGGATTACGGACCATTGTTTACACCCAGTCCCGCAAGATGACCGAACTTATCGCCATGTGGGTCAATGAGAAAGCAGGAGAATACAAGGACCGCATCAGTGCCTATAGAGCCGGATTCCTGCCCGAGGAACGACGCGATATCGAACAGAGAATGTCTTCCGGTGAACTGCTGGCGGTTATATCAACCAGTGCCCTTGAACTGGGTATCGACATAGGCGGACTAGATCTGTGCATCCTTGTAGGCTATCCCGGATCTGTCATGGCCACTTTGCAGCGCGGCGGGCGTGTAGGACGCAGCCAACGCGAATCTGCGGTTATCCTCATCGGGCAGGAAGACGCCCTTGACCAGTATTTCATGCGCCACCCGGAGGACTTCTTTTCCCGTCCGGCTGAAAACGCCGTCCTCAATCCTTACAATCCGGTAATCATGCAACGCCATCTGGTCTGCGCCGCAGCGGAACTGACTTTGCGCGATAATGACTACCTGCTCCATGATGATGAAATCAGGAAAAGGGTAACCGAACTGGAGAAGGAAGGCGTGCTGCTACGCAATAAACGTGGTGACGAAATCTATTCCACCCGTAAACGTCCGCATCGTGATGTTTCCCTGCGCGGGGCCGGGGCGACCATGCACATTGAAGACTCCGGCAATGGAGCAACCATCGGCACCATAGATGAAGTACGCGCCTACTCCGAAGCTCATGAGGGAGCGGTATACATCCATCGGGGTTCCACTTACGCCATCAAGGAGCTGGACCTCGGATCCAAAAAGATCAAAGCATCCAAGGAAAGGGTCGGCTACTACACCAAAGCCCGCAAAAATAAATCCACTGAAATTCTCGAGGTCTACAAGCAGAAAAAAGTTTTCGGCATTGTCATGCGCTTCGGCAGGCTTCGGGTTACCGAACAGGTTACCGGATATGAAAAACGGGCGGTAAAGGGCGGAAAACTGCTCGGTATCGTCCCTCTGGATATGCCTCCGGTTGTTTTTGAAACTCAAGGGCTATGGATGGAAATATCCCCGGAAATCAAACGCAGGGCTGAAGATGATTTCATCCATTTCATGGGCGGCATCCACGCTGTGGAGCATGCCGCTATCGGAATTACCCCCCTTCTGGTACTCACCGACCGCAACGATCTGGGCGGCATTTCAACCCCCATGCATGAACAGGTCGACGGCCCGGCGGTATTCATTTACGACGGCATCCCCGGCGGAGCAGGATTGACCATGCAGGCCTTTGAACAGGCCGAAGAACTCCTTGAACGGACCTTGCAGGTCATTGTAGACTGTGAATGTGAACTGGGCTGCCCCACCTGCGTGCATTCCCCGAAATGCGGTTCCGGTAACCGCCCCATCGATAAAGCGGCGGCCATCTATGTTCTGGAAAATATAGTCAACGGACAACCACCTGAAAAAATAGAGGATTTAGCAATGGTACTGGTCCCTTTCGGCGAAGAAGTTAAAAAAGAAGAAAGCTCCAAAGCCCCTAAAAGCTTCGGTGTACTTGATGTTGAAACCCGCCGCTCGGCTCAGGATGTGGGCGGCTGGAACAAAGCCGAGCGCATGGGCATTTCTATTGCCGTGCTTTACGATTCCACTGAAGACAAATTTTTTGAATACGAGGAAGACCAAATCCCCGAAATGATGGAACGGGTCCAGAAGCTGGACCTGATTATCGGCTTCAACATCGAACGCTTTGACTACAAAGTCCTCTCCGGCATCCACGCCTTCAACTACAAAGGACTGCCTACACTGGACCTGCTGCTCAAAGTATACGAACGGTTGGGTTACCGCCTGAAGCTGGACAACATAGCCCAGGCCACACTGGACGCTGCCAAGAGCGCGGACGGATTGCAGGCTCTTGCATGGTGGAAAGAAGGACGTCTGGACCTGATCACCGAATACTGCAAACAGGATGTGGCTGTTACCCGTGATGTCTACCTGTTTGGCAAAGAACACGGATACGTGCTATTTACTAATAAAGATAAGAAAAAAGTTAGACTTCCAGTAGACTGGTAG
- a CDS encoding nitroreductase family protein has translation MDVFEAIYSRRSIRKFEDKPVSEQEIKELLGAAMMAPSAGNAQPWQFIVVEDREKLDAVPNINEYAAMAKTAPLGILVCGDLSLEKYAGYWVQDCSAAIQNLLLATHAKGLGAVWTGIHPIEERVAGFKKLFNLPEQVIPLGFIVIGHPKQESKKKDRYKEERVHRNSW, from the coding sequence ATGGATGTATTCGAAGCGATCTATTCCCGCAGAAGCATTAGAAAATTTGAAGATAAACCCGTTTCCGAACAAGAGATCAAAGAACTCCTCGGTGCGGCCATGATGGCTCCCAGTGCAGGAAATGCCCAGCCTTGGCAGTTCATTGTTGTAGAGGATCGTGAAAAACTTGATGCAGTCCCGAATATCAACGAGTACGCTGCCATGGCTAAAACCGCTCCGCTGGGCATTCTGGTCTGCGGCGATCTAAGTCTTGAAAAATATGCCGGATACTGGGTTCAGGATTGTTCAGCTGCTATCCAGAATCTGTTGTTGGCAACCCATGCTAAAGGACTGGGAGCGGTCTGGACCGGAATCCATCCCATCGAGGAAAGAGTTGCGGGCTTCAAAAAACTGTTCAATCTGCCCGAGCAGGTCATTCCGCTAGGCTTCATAGTCATCGGCCATCCAAAACAGGAATCAAAGAAAAAAGACCGTTATAAAGAAGAAAGAGTTCACCGCAACAGCTGGTAG
- the sstT gene encoding serine/threonine transporter SstT, translated as MTQTSNIFKRIASGSLVVQIMIGIAAGIALATFAPEAAKSISILGSLFVKGLKAVAPILVFVIVAASIASQKKGTHTNMRSIIFLYLIGTFMAALVAVTMSFLMPTTLTLVATDTSATPPGGIAEVLNTLLFKIVDNPVNALYTGNFIGILAWALALGFFFQHASDATKQVLNDISEGVSGVVKLVIRFAPLGIFGLVSNTIATTGFSALAGYSHLIMVLLISMGTIALIINPAIVFMKTKRNPYPLVLTCLRESGITAFFTRSSAANIPVNMELCKKLDLHEDTYSVSIPLGATVNMGGAAITITVMTLAAVHTLGIQVDVATALLLSIIASVSACGASGVAGGSLLLIPLACSLFGVPNEISMQVVAAGFIVGVIQDSAETALNSSTDVIFTAAADIAAKREEVAGETVKA; from the coding sequence ATGACTCAAACTTCCAACATCTTTAAACGCATTGCATCCGGTAGTCTGGTGGTACAGATCATGATCGGTATTGCTGCAGGTATTGCTTTAGCAACTTTTGCTCCTGAAGCAGCAAAATCCATAAGCATTCTGGGAAGCCTTTTTGTTAAAGGTCTGAAAGCTGTTGCTCCCATTCTTGTTTTCGTGATTGTTGCGGCGTCCATTGCCAGCCAGAAAAAAGGCACGCACACCAACATGCGTTCCATTATTTTTCTTTATCTTATTGGCACCTTCATGGCCGCACTCGTTGCGGTAACCATGAGCTTCCTCATGCCCACCACACTTACCCTTGTTGCTACTGACACCAGTGCAACACCTCCCGGAGGCATTGCTGAAGTTCTGAATACCCTGCTTTTCAAGATAGTTGATAACCCGGTCAACGCCCTCTACACCGGTAACTTCATCGGTATCCTTGCCTGGGCTCTTGCTCTCGGCTTCTTTTTCCAGCATGCAAGCGATGCTACCAAACAGGTTCTGAACGATATTTCCGAAGGTGTATCAGGAGTTGTTAAGCTGGTTATCCGCTTTGCTCCCCTCGGTATTTTCGGTCTGGTATCCAACACCATCGCCACCACCGGTTTTTCCGCGCTGGCAGGCTACAGCCATCTGATCATGGTTCTGCTCATTTCCATGGGTACCATTGCCCTGATCATAAACCCGGCCATTGTCTTCATGAAGACCAAGCGCAACCCCTATCCGCTGGTTCTGACCTGCCTGCGTGAAAGCGGCATCACCGCATTCTTTACCCGCAGTTCAGCAGCAAACATCCCTGTAAACATGGAGCTGTGCAAAAAACTCGACCTGCACGAAGATACCTACTCCGTATCCATCCCTCTCGGAGCGACCGTAAACATGGGCGGCGCAGCAATCACCATCACCGTTATGACCCTTGCTGCAGTACATACCCTCGGTATTCAGGTTGATGTGGCAACTGCACTGCTGCTCAGCATCATCGCTTCCGTATCCGCATGCGGTGCTTCAGGTGTTGCCGGCGGTTCCCTGCTGCTGATCCCTCTCGCATGTTCCTTGTTCGGTGTTCCCAACGAAATCTCCATGCAGGTTGTTGCTGCAGGTTTCATCGTTGGTGTAATTCAGGACTCCGCTGAGACCGCACTCAACAGCTCCACCGACGTAATCTTCACCGCTGCCGCCGATATCGCAGCCAAGCGTGAAGAAGTTGCAGGTGAAACTGTAAAAGCATAA
- a CDS encoding MetS family NSS transporter small subunit translates to MTTSAIIMMLFGLFITWGGAIACFRIAFKNK, encoded by the coding sequence ATGACTACAAGCGCAATTATCATGATGCTCTTCGGCCTCTTTATTACCTGGGGTGGAGCAATCGCCTGTTTTCGTATCGCATTTAAAAATAAATAG
- a CDS encoding cation diffusion facilitator family transporter, whose product MSESPQKYIYYSIAASVITMILKTWAWYLTDSVGLLSDALETLVNLSAALFALATLTKALKPADDNHAYGHGKAEYFSSGAEGMLILIAAVGIVYASVERFMSPEVPQNLGAGLGIALLSSVVNFATAKIMLKGAAVHDSITLEADAKHLLTDVWTSIGLVAGLGVMLFTPPSWAFIDPAIAMIMGGNIVFTGFSLIKKSFSGLMDNALPHEELLVIDTAIRTCGGEDILYHGLRTRKAGSHRFIDFHLLLPGDSTITDSHHLCTEIENCIKSDLKNCHVTIHVEPKEDVASYDCEETGGLCGSMVRLKASFGDKD is encoded by the coding sequence ATGTCTGAATCACCACAGAAGTACATTTACTACTCAATTGCGGCTTCAGTTATAACTATGATCCTTAAAACATGGGCATGGTACTTAACTGATTCAGTCGGGTTGCTTTCTGATGCATTAGAAACGCTGGTCAACCTTTCTGCTGCTCTCTTTGCCCTGGCAACCCTTACTAAGGCCCTCAAACCTGCTGATGACAACCACGCTTACGGACACGGCAAGGCGGAGTATTTTTCCAGCGGGGCGGAGGGCATGCTTATTCTTATTGCGGCAGTGGGTATTGTTTATGCCTCAGTGGAAAGATTCATGAGTCCGGAAGTTCCTCAGAACCTTGGTGCCGGCCTTGGAATAGCCCTGCTTTCCTCGGTTGTTAATTTTGCAACTGCCAAGATTATGCTAAAAGGCGCTGCGGTTCATGATTCAATTACCCTTGAGGCAGACGCAAAACATCTCCTGACTGATGTATGGACTTCCATAGGATTGGTTGCCGGGCTGGGAGTAATGCTTTTTACCCCTCCGTCTTGGGCTTTTATTGACCCCGCAATTGCCATGATTATGGGCGGAAATATTGTATTTACCGGATTTTCTTTGATCAAAAAGTCATTTTCAGGACTTATGGATAATGCTCTGCCCCATGAAGAGTTGCTGGTTATTGACACCGCCATCCGCACTTGTGGAGGGGAGGATATTCTTTACCACGGCTTGCGGACCCGCAAGGCCGGATCGCATCGTTTTATTGATTTTCATCTGCTCTTGCCGGGTGATTCTACTATTACCGATTCCCATCATTTATGTACGGAGATTGAAAACTGTATTAAGTCTGATTTGAAGAATTGCCACGTGACCATCCATGTGGAGCCCAAAGAAGATGTCGCTTCTTATGATTGTGAGGAGACGGGCGGGCTTTGCGGTTCCATGGTCAGGCTCAAAGCAAGTTTCGGGGACAAAGATTAA
- a CDS encoding dienelactone hydrolase family protein has translation MMKCRKINHFHMGIELGSILLLPEGVGLFPAVLLFHEYTGLNDVTVNHAKRIAAKGYAVLAADFYGVRNRPSSVDEARVIHRIYRNDRLLMRERSKACLTALLDQPEVDPSSIYALGFSFGGGAALELARTGFGLKGAASVYGYLDTSHPVVPGEIKCPLLAIHVNSDPVVPEEHLQMFECEMHSADVDYDLIRLDNAHHGFANPEDDVFDENLAEEMWDTVLGWME, from the coding sequence ATGATGAAGTGCCGTAAAATCAATCATTTCCATATGGGGATTGAACTTGGAAGTATCCTGCTGCTACCGGAAGGCGTAGGTTTGTTTCCGGCTGTTTTGCTTTTCCATGAATATACAGGGCTGAATGATGTTACTGTAAACCATGCAAAGCGTATTGCCGCAAAGGGCTATGCCGTTCTCGCCGCCGATTTTTACGGAGTACGTAACCGCCCATCATCTGTAGATGAAGCGCGCGTCATCCATCGTATCTATCGCAATGATCGCCTGCTCATGCGTGAACGGTCTAAAGCCTGTCTTACAGCTCTGCTTGATCAGCCTGAAGTTGATCCGTCCAGCATTTATGCCCTTGGGTTTTCATTCGGCGGAGGAGCGGCATTAGAACTGGCCCGTACCGGATTCGGGCTAAAAGGTGCTGCGTCGGTTTACGGTTATCTGGATACGAGTCATCCGGTTGTTCCTGGTGAGATTAAATGCCCACTACTTGCAATTCATGTAAATAGTGACCCAGTGGTTCCTGAAGAGCATCTGCAGATGTTCGAATGTGAAATGCATTCAGCTGACGTTGATTATGATCTGATCCGGCTGGATAATGCCCACCATGGCTTTGCAAATCCTGAAGATGATGTGTTTGATGAAAATCTTGCTGAAGAGATGTGGGATACTGTGCTGGGCTGGATGGAGTGA